CGCCGAGTGGACGATGCCCGGGGTTCTGCTCCAAACCTCCCGCGGGAGCTCCGATCGAGCGCACCTGTACCGGAGCGAACCTCCGGCAAAGGGAACACCGGAGCGGGGGGCGGTCAGCGCTGCCCAGGCGAGAACAGGTGACCGCCCTGCGTGGGCAGGAGGCACAAGTGCCACTCGACAACGGTACGAGAAGCGGCGCTCTCGTAAGCACGGCGAGTCACGCCGCTGCCGCCGTCCCCGTCGCTCCAGGCTGCCGAGCGGCACCGGGGGCACGGGGCTGCGGCATCacccccgcagccccccgggaAGAGAAGTGGCTCAATTTATAAACAAATTGAGGTCAAACCACTTGCAAGAGCTTGCAGAGTCGGCAGAGTCCCGTCCGGGGGTCGCCGTCCCTTTCCCGGGGGGGACCAGCGTGatgcagccaggagctgccagaagCTGCGTGATGGCAGCGGCACATGGCACAGCAGTCGGTCAAGAAATCAGGGAATTTTGAGAGTTCCTCCGTAACCGGCTCTGCAGACGCCGTCTTTGACCGGCCGCAGTGCCCGCTGCCAAAGGCACCGCGCGAGGGGCAGGAAAACACGGGAGAGGCGGCTGGAAAAGTACATTTTGCGGGTTGGATCGCCATTCCCTCCCCAAATCCACGGGGAGCGAGACGGTGGCGTGCAAAGCCCCGAGCCCGGGGGGCTGCCAGCCACCAGCAGCGCCAGGAACAGGATGAGACCACCGGGGGAGCTCAGAGTGGATGGATACTCGTGATGCCCGCGGCCCGGGGGGTGAAAAGCAATTTGGGAACGGTGCGTGAGACAGGGAGCTCTGTGGTCCACCCCACCTGCTCGCAGGAGAAATGCTACCAAACCAGTCCCGTCCGGAGCCAAGACTCATCCCCGTGGGGACACGGCCATCCGTGGGGACACACTGCAGCCCCGCGGTCTCCCCCCGGCGCTCGCCGCCCCGGCGTAGAGCGGTCGCCGCGTCCCGCTCTTGGTGCCCAGTGCCCATCCCACCACACGGACACCCGGTGGGTGCCGCACCGCTCCACGCCATCCCGGGGTGCCCCCAAAACCCTTGGTCCCGGCCTGCGGGGCAGCGGGAACCTCTCGGGATCGCAGGCACTTTCCCGAGGAGCTTCCAGTTGGAAACTCCCCAGCAGCGGGGTCGAACCTTCGAGGTGAGCGCGGCGCCCGGGAGGGGCCCCCGAATGCTGCGGAGCTGTGAAACCGGCCCCGAGCCGCGCGCCCGCCCTCCCCGGTGCGGCTGCACAGCGCCGGTTCGCCGAACACCCAGCACCGCGCGGCTACCACTGGTGCAGTAGATCCTGGGGATTTACCGGGTCCCGAGGATTTATTTGGTCCCGCGGCACCACCCCGTCCCTGGGGAATCACCTCCCCGCCGGGTCATCGCCTACAACATGTGCACCGCCCCCCTCCCCGGTGCACCGTGTCCCGGAGCATCACTCCCGTGGCGGCATCACATACAGCCCTCGCCGATGCACCGGACCCCTTGCACCTCACGGCTACCGCCAGTGCACCGCTGTCCCCAACCCACTCCGGGGCATCCCGCCCTCCCAGTGCACCGCCCGTCCCGGGGCAGTGGGAGGGGGCTGGTGGGGGCGGGTCACCCCCCCGCCGTTACATAAGGGGTTACGTCAGGGCGCGCGGCCAGGCTGTTATCCCACCGTCGCCGCCGCTCCCCCACCCCGCCCATTCGCACACCACAGCCGCGCAGTGCCCGGCCCGGAACCCCCGCCGTCGTTCCCCAGGTGAGCCCCGCGGGCCAGGCCCGAGCCCGCACTGCCTCCCCCGGGCCGCACCCGGAGTgaaagggggaagggagggacgggctggggtggggggggaccGGCGGCGGACGCCGGGGCACCCATGACCGGCCTGTTTACACCGGCGCGGCGCATACCACCGTGGCGGGGGAGCCGGAGCGGCCTCCCGCCGTGCTGAGCCCCGGCTGCGCCGAGCCAGTCTGGCGGCGCCGCGAGCCGGTTACCGCGCCCGGGGCGGGAAACCCGGACCTCCGTATCCGAGTACTGGGCCGGCACCGGGAAGAGGCCGAGCCCCGTCGTGGCGGCCGCCGCACCCCCCCGGCGCCGCGGTGGTTCGCCCCGCGCGACCGCGATTGGTCGAGCGCTTAAAGGGGCCGGCAGCGCGCGCTTTTCCGCCCCGCGGCGCGGCGGCTGCATCGGCGCGTGCCCCCTCGCCCGCGCGGCGCTGCCCGGCacgcggggcggggggggccaTGGACGGCGGCCGCCGCGGGACACAAAGgacggcgcggcggcggcgggcgacGCGGCGCGGggccatggcggcggcggcggcggcggcggtggcggggCCGGGCATCGGCGGCGGTGGCGGTGGCCCGCGGTACAGCctgctggccgagatcggccGCGGCGCCTACGGCGTGGTGTACGAGGCGGTGTCAGGCCGCAGCGGCGCCCGGCTGGCTGTGAAGCGGATCCGCTGCGATGCTCCCGAGAACGTAGAGCTGGCGCTGGCCGAGTTCTGGGCCCTGACGAGCCTCCGGCGGCAGCACCCCAACGTGGTGCGGTTCGAGGAGTGCGTCCTGCAGCGGCACGGCCTGGGGCAGCGCATGAGTCACGGCAACAAGCGCAGCCAGCTCTACCTGCGCCTCGTCGAGACCTCCCTCAAAGGTACCGGcacccccagagcatccccGGCACGGCCCCAGCGCCCTCCCGGGCCACCTCCCGCGCCCAGGGCCTCCAGGGTCCCCGTCCCTGACACCTGTGTCACCCATCCCTAGCCCTGAGCACTTGGATCTGACACCTCCCTTCTGCCATCAGTGACCGCCACACCCAGATCCTCCTGCCCCACCGCCAGGTTACACCTCCAGAGCAGGTGACTGCTGGGATGCCCCATGCAGGAAATCCTGGTTTTGTCTGCTTTTCCATGGACACCCTTCCACAATAACCTTAcctcaggcactgctgctgccctcgcttgcccccccccccccccccccgcccccatcATCCTATTGCTCAAATCACTCCTGTGCACTGTCTGCGCTTAAGAGCACCCAAAGCTCCCCACAGCTCTCGCAATGCCCCTCTTCCTATGTTGACTCACTGCTTTTTCAGTATAACCACTCCTGGGCTCTCCCCACTGTATCCCTGAGCACCCATCATCCCTGCATTCTTGGAGTCCCGTCTGGGGTATCTGCTCTAGACTTCTTCCCATCACCCatctctgtcctgtccctgcagggctcccCCACAGGGTCTCTTTGCTGCCACTCACCCTGAACACACCTGTGATACCCTCATTCTAGACTCTgtccctccatctcctccatTCTCCTTTTCCTGTATGATGCTCCCAGGAAACCATTCCCTAAACTCCACCCCTGTCTTGCAGCAATGTCAGTGTCGTCCCTCcatgtgtcctgcagccctgtccccagtcctGAGGGACCCTGTTGTCACCTCCAGGCTCACACCTATCCTTTTGTGCTGGACCCCTGGCAAGTACTAGCTTGTCTTTCCTTACACCCCAAATTATGAGGCTCCATCTACTACCCTGACCTGTGCCACAGCCCACACACATCCTCTGGGGACCTTCACAGCCTGTGCTCCAGTCACACCAAGGGGAcatcttcccttctctttccagAGTACTGTCCCATCTCTGAGCATCCCAAGTCTGCAGCCTGTTATGGCTCCAGATCTCACAGCTTTaggactgtccccatgtcccctcatTGCTGGCTCTGTGAGAACAGCCCTGGAAGCACTAATACCTGTAGCCTGGGCTGGCACCTCCATTTTCCCCTGAGGTCCCTCAGCAGCATCACGGGACCATCAAGGGTCACCTTCTCCTGCCACAGCTGGTGGCTGTTGCGGTGACATCTCCAAAAtgttccctccctccctccctttgcTCCCTTGGCTGCTTGTCAGACCCAGCTTTGCCAACGTGCTGTGAAGATGTGGAAGAATACTGGAGCCCTGTGCCCTTGATGCCCCTGTGTCCCCCAACCTGCTGTAAGCAGAGCCAGCTCACCCCAATCCTTTCTTCCCCAAATTTGCGTGCCAGGACTCTTGTCAGCTCCTTGGGGTGCTCAGTCTCACTGATCCCCCAGTGTAGGCTGCCCCCAGaccctgtgccaggcacagAGTTCATACAGAGCTCCCGAGAGCCATCCTCTGATCAGAACTGTGGCTCTGACTGTCCCTGCCTTTCCTGTCCCCTCTGGTGGGTGGACATGTCCAGACCTGCCTGGCTCTCCCCATGTACCCCAGTTCCTGCTCTTCCTTCACACAACCACCCAAGGGTGACTCCCTGAGAAGGGCAGTGTCCAAATTCCTGTACAGCCAGGGCACACAGTtccctgggagaggagccaACTCTTCCCTTTGGGTGTGTGTCCAGCTCTAGCaggaattgggggggggggggggggtggtccCTGCCACCCTCTGTCATGTTGCACACCCTGAGGAGAGGTGGCTTGCTTGAGGAAAGCTCTTGGGAGGCTGGAAGTGCCCCACATCAGGTGGAGAAAGGGACCCGTAGGTACCCCGTTGCTAGATGGGGGTTGAGCCTCCTGAATTCCCAGCAGTGTGGAGAGCTTTGCCTGCCCTAgttctcctgcagcccctcagaggggagcagagctgggctgtgcatCCCCAGCCTGCACAGGAGTAGTTTGACTCCCAAAACCAAGCTGGAGCACACTCTCCTTTCgtctgcctggctgctgtgccAAGTAGCCTGTGCTTGCTGCCTTCCCGAGCCTTGGGTCTGATAGTTGtggataaatattttcaaaacaaaagctgGAGCTGGATGAACCCTGAAGGtctcctgctctccctccctgccagcagcagagctggagctgtggtggtggctgtggagctgtgctgccattCTGCCGTGCCATTCTGCACGACCGCAGCTGGGCTATTTACGGGCCAGCACAGATGCTGTGCCAACGTGCTGGGGCTCAGGGCATGGTGAGGATTAATCTGAGACTTTCTGAATCAGGAGCACAACTGTGGGGATACCAGGTGGGGTTTGGTCTCAGCTACCATGCAGAGCCTGACCCTTTATCATTTTAACGAGATGTGGAGCAATTAAATTTAAAGGCAGGGTGTGAAAAGGAAGGTGAAAGCTCAATGCTGAGCTGGAGGAAAAGCACACACCTGTGTAATGTGCTCAGAGCCCTGACACTGGAGCACCTCCAGTGCTTGTGCACATTACATGCCCCTCTTGTTCCTAACCTagagcagtgacagagctgcCTTAAGTGAACAGGTATAAGGTGTTGCTTCCTGTTCCTCCCATGTCATCTGTGGGACCATCACCTGCCACCAGCACTCAGCTTCACTCATGGGCTGCCCTGTTGTCACCTACGTGTGGTGCCATCATTCCAACTGCCTGGAATtctgtgctgccagctcccaTCTCTCTGGTGCTGCCTCCTTGCACAGAGGGAGTCAGAGGTTACATGTGGTGGTGGGCACTGGGATGCTGCTTCTGCTCCcactggatttttatttcccttgtgaAGCTAAGCAAATTAGCATGCTGCTAATGAGCTCCCAGGATGGGGTGGGggaggtgtgtgtgtgctgctgggaaAGATGGAGTGTGAGTGTGTGCCATCCTGTGTTTGGGCAGGGAGCACATGGGGATGCTGGCTTGGTGATAGAGAACAGGTCCAGCCTGTCACTGGCATCTCCTCAGCTCTTAACTGCTTGTCTTCAGTTTGCTAACATCTCATCTTTAGGGAGTGTCTTGCCAGCTCTTTATGTTTAAAGCTGTTTGTTTTGAAGGCAGGAAGATGATTTAACAACTAAAACACTTTCAGAttatagaaagaaaatgaggaaatattACTTTTGGCTTAAGCCTCTACTTGCAATGCTCCACCCAAAGTGGAGTGCCTGGTGCTCACAGCTACTGCTGGATCCCTGTCATCTTTGCTGTGCTTGCTGAGGTTCAGGGGCCAAGTTTTAAATCAGAGCCTTCCTTATGCTAAAAACAAACCTTAGCTTGTCAGAGCTAAGAggtcctgctgctgagccagtGTTTGAGGCACTTCCTGTGGCtccagccagcagtgctgtgtggatGCTCCCACCTGGTTGTGTGTGAGGGAtgtgctgtgctccctggcATGATTTCATTCCTGGCAGAGAAGAGATAGACTCCTGCTCCCTGTGTTGGGGCTGTATGGCtgcagagggaagaaggaaagcagaatcCTGTGTCCTGCTGTGATGTCCCTGGGGCTTAAGAAATCAAAGTGGTGGCTGCTGTgtgagctggggctgtcctggctgtgccaggttCTCTGCTCCCAGGACAAGCAGCCTCTCCTTCAGTTTCCATGCTGTCATGCTAAAGATGGGCTTGCACCAgagaagctgcttttcctggtcAGCATTTTGGTCTCCAGAGCCaagctgttctgtgctgctcccagctggccCTTGGGCTTTCATGGTAAGCCTCCTTCCAGCCAGATGAGACCCCCCAAAATGCCCCTATATCCTGTGTAACTCCACCCTGTTCTTTCATCCCCCAGATCTAACCTTCAGACCTAAACTCAGCAAAAGATTG
This genomic stretch from Cinclus cinclus chromosome 18, bCinCin1.1, whole genome shotgun sequence harbors:
- the STK35 gene encoding serine/threonine-protein kinase 35, encoding MTAGAASRRAEPRLRRASLAAPRAGYRARGGKPGPPYPSTGPAPGRGRAPSWRPPHPPGAAVVRPARPRLVERLKGPAARAFPPRGAAAASARAPSPARRCPARGAGGAMDGGRRGTQRTARRRRATRRGAMAAAAAAAVAGPGIGGGGGGPRYSLLAEIGRGAYGVVYEAVSGRSGARLAVKRIRCDAPENVELALAEFWALTSLRRQHPNVVRFEECVLQRHGLGQRMSHGNKRSQLYLRLVETSLKGERILGYAEEPCYLWFVMEFCEGGDLNQYVLSRRPNPATNKSFMLQLTSAIAFLHKNHIVHRDLKPDNILITEKSGTPVLKVADFGLSKVCAGLTARGKEGGHENKNVNVNKYWLSSACGSDFYMAPEVWEGHYTAKADIFALGIIIWAMIERITFIDAETKKELLGTYIKQGTEIVPVGEALLENPKMELHIPQKRRTSMSEGIKQLLKDMLAANPQDRPDAFELETRMDQVTCAA